Proteins found in one Synechococcus sp. LA31 genomic segment:
- a CDS encoding M20/M25/M40 family metallo-hydrolase — protein sequence MTSELQARLLADLHQFAVPRHARWDPLGLMGVRESLRERLSAMGELEEHHFDRAGEAGVNLILKLPGQRANASPLLVGAHYDGPLHSPGADDNASGLAALLELAQRWRAEPPRRPVWLVAFDQEEWGMVGSEALATELRATGQPLKLMVSLEMLAFTSEEQAYPHPAMRQVYGSTGDFIALVANTSAGLMLPGLSAAMGRYVKTKVLPVPNRGAGMPDVRLSDHSPFWDQGYNALMVTDTSYMRNPHYHQMSDTVDTLDLPFFCQVVNGLDAALSRL from the coding sequence ATGACCTCTGAGCTACAAGCGCGCTTGCTGGCGGATCTCCATCAGTTCGCCGTTCCGCGCCATGCCCGCTGGGATCCGCTCGGGCTGATGGGTGTGCGGGAGAGCCTGCGCGAACGGCTCTCTGCAATGGGCGAGCTCGAGGAGCACCACTTCGATCGCGCCGGCGAAGCAGGGGTGAATTTGATTCTCAAGCTGCCTGGCCAACGGGCCAACGCCTCGCCCCTGCTGGTGGGGGCGCACTATGACGGCCCCCTGCACTCACCCGGCGCCGATGACAACGCCAGTGGCTTGGCCGCCTTGCTGGAGCTTGCCCAGCGCTGGCGGGCAGAACCGCCTCGGCGGCCGGTGTGGCTGGTGGCCTTTGATCAGGAGGAATGGGGGATGGTGGGCAGTGAGGCGCTGGCCACTGAGCTCAGGGCCACTGGCCAGCCGCTCAAGCTGATGGTGAGCCTGGAGATGCTGGCGTTCACCAGCGAAGAGCAGGCCTACCCCCATCCCGCCATGCGCCAGGTGTATGGCAGCACGGGCGATTTCATCGCGCTGGTGGCCAACACATCCGCCGGACTGATGCTCCCTGGCTTATCGGCAGCAATGGGCCGCTACGTGAAAACCAAGGTGTTGCCGGTGCCCAACCGCGGCGCCGGCATGCCCGATGTGCGTCTGAGCGATCACAGCCCCTTTTGGGATCAGGGCTACAACGCCTTGATGGTGACGGACACCTCGTATATGCGGAATCCGCATTACCACCAGATGAGCGACACGGTCGACACGCTTGATCTTCCGTTCTTCTGCCAGGTGGTCAATGGCCTTGATGCGGCACTCAGCCGCCTCTGA
- a CDS encoding VWA domain-containing protein, whose protein sequence is MESRLPTTVLSTHPERPGICREGCEFDALIQLKSPPLAGVSEQRKPVAIAVVIDRSGSMAGPKLQAACAAAQQLVRQLTPADRLSVISFDDQVRTVVPLSAPSQAAIAAIGRIRSGGQTALFDGWRVGMESLLQAEALTGHQKRVVLLTDGQANAGLTRRSEVAPLVGQANEQAISTSCIGLGEDYEERLLTAMAEAGAGNLVHLTSPQQLEAVFAAELEGLNLTLGRDLRLRLNLAEGVKLKQIHNPLEPGADSWIQLGALQAGITPTLAVRLQIAPEDQSQEQVRDLLTVEAQWINANDEPEQREAVMRLPVVEFEEWRALPVDPDVQREVLLQQTAGQRLRAMEELDQGDSTQMLYSVQAALHSLDRAPSSPEIDQERKLLGELLDLISTNKLSLARKVMGTQSFMRARGRKLRNQEGRDDL, encoded by the coding sequence ATGGAATCCCGTTTACCGACCACGGTGTTGAGCACCCATCCCGAACGGCCGGGCATCTGCCGTGAGGGCTGCGAGTTCGATGCCTTGATCCAGCTGAAGTCACCGCCGCTGGCCGGTGTCAGCGAGCAGCGCAAGCCCGTTGCGATCGCAGTGGTGATCGATCGCTCCGGTTCGATGGCGGGCCCGAAGCTCCAGGCCGCCTGCGCAGCGGCGCAACAGCTGGTGCGCCAACTCACCCCGGCCGATCGGCTGAGCGTCATCAGCTTTGATGACCAGGTGCGCACGGTGGTTCCCCTCAGCGCCCCCAGCCAAGCGGCGATCGCGGCCATTGGCCGGATCCGCTCCGGCGGGCAGACCGCGCTCTTCGATGGTTGGCGGGTGGGGATGGAATCGCTGCTCCAGGCCGAAGCGCTCACGGGCCATCAAAAACGGGTGGTGCTGCTGACCGACGGGCAGGCCAACGCCGGTCTCACGCGCCGATCGGAGGTGGCGCCGCTGGTGGGGCAGGCGAATGAACAAGCGATCAGCACCAGCTGCATCGGCTTAGGGGAGGACTACGAGGAGCGGCTGCTCACCGCCATGGCGGAAGCCGGCGCTGGAAATCTGGTGCACCTCACCAGCCCGCAACAACTGGAGGCGGTGTTTGCCGCGGAACTGGAGGGCCTGAACCTCACCCTGGGGCGTGATCTGCGCCTACGGCTCAACCTGGCGGAGGGTGTGAAGCTCAAGCAGATCCATAACCCGCTGGAGCCCGGGGCGGATAGCTGGATTCAGCTCGGCGCGCTGCAAGCAGGCATCACGCCCACGCTCGCCGTGCGGCTGCAGATCGCTCCCGAGGACCAGTCACAGGAGCAAGTGCGCGATCTGCTCACTGTGGAAGCGCAGTGGATCAATGCAAACGATGAACCCGAGCAACGGGAAGCGGTGATGCGCTTGCCCGTCGTGGAGTTCGAAGAGTGGCGGGCATTACCCGTGGATCCCGACGTGCAGCGGGAGGTGTTGCTGCAACAAACGGCGGGGCAACGGCTCCGGGCGATGGAGGAGCTCGATCAGGGAGATTCCACGCAGATGCTCTACTCGGTTCAGGCTGCGTTGCACAGCCTGGATCGAGCACCTAGTAGCCCTGAGATCGATCAGGAGAGGAAGTTGCTGGGTGAGTTGTTGGACCTGATCTCAACCAACAAACTCTCACTGGCGCGCAAGGTGATGGGCACGCAATCGTTCATGCGGGCCCGCGGACGCAAGCTGCGCAATCAGGAGGGCCGTGATGACCTCTGA
- a CDS encoding LysR family transcriptional regulator, producing MSATADSRPYRIPSSLRDLVMLDLLELTGSTTATAELLTMSQPSVSRRYRSVARDLGLARQSDAPLGRRFADAPWIPFLRRGINHHRLTGGVLRVGSGRELEAAFSGVPWAQWIRLGRQQQEQWRPLLSLELLDAIAVEEVPGLSAEEAVSLTLVEVRSARNGAVVLICRRDPLVLEICARLCT from the coding sequence ATGAGCGCCACTGCCGATTCCCGGCCCTACCGAATCCCTTCGTCCCTGCGGGATCTGGTGATGCTCGATCTGCTCGAGCTCACCGGGAGCACCACCGCCACCGCGGAGTTGCTCACCATGTCTCAACCGAGCGTGAGCCGCCGCTACCGCTCGGTCGCTCGCGACCTAGGGCTTGCCCGTCAGAGCGATGCCCCATTAGGCCGCCGCTTTGCCGATGCCCCCTGGATTCCGTTTCTGCGTCGCGGCATCAACCACCACCGCCTCACCGGTGGGGTGTTGCGGGTGGGCAGCGGCCGGGAGCTTGAGGCGGCGTTCTCCGGAGTGCCCTGGGCCCAATGGATTCGGCTGGGCCGCCAACAGCAAGAGCAGTGGCGCCCGCTGTTGAGCCTGGAGCTGCTTGATGCGATTGCCGTGGAGGAGGTGCCAGGCCTCTCCGCTGAAGAAGCCGTATCCCTGACCTTGGTGGAGGTGCGCAGCGCCCGCAACGGCGCCGTGGTGTTGATCTGCCGGCGCGATCCGCTGGTGCTTGAGATCTGCGCTCGGCTTTGCACCTGA
- a CDS encoding AAA family ATPase yields MAAALRCHLLIGPPASGKTTIAALLAPLLDAELFSTDRIREELYGDSMIQGHWHEVEERLHADVQRCVAEGRSVLIDATHARRPWRLAFTQRLELARQVEWIGWWLRTPVEVCLEWNQQRARQVPELVVQQFAAALNDRDFQPDRQEGFAALVDFDPSLGADLKADLQLEIARLDKRIAAARNREQAKELHGYSRLLDLERLLYLLQLLSRFPGLSAGDATTRAELEAICNPLPEGSMAQRAAALLSRLRGECYGEVEALEVDLLWLQSQGFLDATPTQQPLEPPMAPVELSEKNLGGWPPMADRSVFIRVLSLLRHLLHHPFDCEKGVPLPEHLIAQLAGVYMPGEASTLRKDVERVLTPYGFRTRNDNARHGYGLGTAVLSAARLREVHQVVSQAAGRLGDPTAQDLLAELDERLRWGGVLREDELPVRVFANRSIVHPDLVRRDSLAVPEQAEKLEAAIAGGQRVLLERFSDAAEHGEEPRDAIRVWPLQLLFHNIGWYLAYEDDAIGHDHGLIRTERLDRLALRQVESGFRRSPQQRADGIRRLARLMELSGGIYFGDDAGLQQQLAAATIDELPELLTTVRFRCTERVYRFLREGLQRYPLNQMRFSKPLAGDRWRHSAKAPVVLEPVAGDSHPFPVELDLPPWTVARDVDFRRWLFGYGSDVVIEEPQELRMEHARRALAVVASYSQAHQR; encoded by the coding sequence ATGGCCGCCGCGCTGCGCTGCCACCTATTGATCGGCCCGCCCGCCAGCGGCAAGACCACCATCGCGGCCTTGCTGGCGCCGCTGCTTGACGCCGAGCTGTTCTCCACCGACCGCATCCGCGAGGAGCTGTACGGCGACTCGATGATCCAGGGCCACTGGCATGAGGTGGAAGAGCGCCTGCACGCCGATGTTCAGCGCTGCGTGGCCGAGGGCCGCTCGGTGTTGATCGACGCCACCCACGCGCGGCGTCCCTGGCGCCTGGCCTTCACGCAGCGCCTGGAGCTTGCTCGCCAGGTGGAGTGGATCGGCTGGTGGCTGCGCACGCCTGTCGAGGTGTGCCTGGAGTGGAACCAACAGCGCGCGCGCCAGGTGCCGGAGTTGGTGGTGCAGCAGTTTGCAGCTGCCCTGAACGATCGCGACTTCCAGCCCGACCGCCAGGAAGGCTTTGCTGCACTGGTGGACTTCGATCCTTCACTTGGTGCCGATCTCAAGGCGGATCTGCAGCTGGAGATCGCTCGCCTCGACAAACGCATCGCCGCAGCCCGCAACCGCGAGCAGGCCAAAGAGCTCCACGGCTACTCACGCTTATTGGATCTGGAGCGACTGCTCTATCTGTTGCAACTGCTCAGCCGCTTCCCCGGGCTGAGCGCTGGTGATGCCACCACCCGCGCCGAACTGGAGGCGATCTGCAATCCACTTCCGGAAGGCTCGATGGCCCAGAGGGCGGCGGCGTTGCTCTCTCGGTTGCGGGGCGAGTGCTACGGCGAAGTGGAGGCTCTCGAAGTTGATCTGCTCTGGCTGCAGAGCCAGGGGTTCCTCGATGCAACGCCAACCCAGCAACCCCTGGAGCCGCCGATGGCCCCAGTGGAGCTGAGCGAGAAAAACCTCGGTGGCTGGCCGCCGATGGCGGACCGCAGCGTGTTCATCCGCGTGTTGTCACTGCTGCGCCATCTGTTGCATCACCCCTTTGATTGCGAAAAGGGCGTGCCGCTGCCCGAGCACCTGATTGCCCAATTGGCTGGGGTCTACATGCCCGGTGAGGCCTCCACCCTGCGCAAGGACGTGGAGCGTGTGCTCACGCCATACGGCTTCCGCACCCGCAATGACAACGCGCGCCACGGCTACGGCCTGGGAACGGCAGTGCTCTCCGCCGCGCGCCTGCGGGAGGTTCATCAGGTTGTGAGTCAGGCGGCGGGGCGACTGGGGGACCCCACCGCCCAGGACCTCTTGGCTGAGCTGGATGAACGCTTGCGCTGGGGAGGCGTGCTGCGCGAAGACGAGCTGCCAGTGCGGGTGTTTGCCAATCGCTCGATCGTGCACCCCGATCTGGTGCGGCGCGACTCGCTGGCGGTGCCCGAACAGGCCGAGAAGCTTGAGGCTGCGATCGCAGGTGGCCAACGCGTTCTGCTGGAGCGCTTCAGTGATGCAGCCGAGCACGGCGAGGAGCCCCGAGATGCGATTCGGGTCTGGCCGCTGCAGCTTCTGTTTCACAACATCGGTTGGTATCTGGCCTACGAGGACGACGCCATTGGCCATGACCATGGCCTGATCCGCACCGAACGGCTGGATCGCCTGGCCTTGCGCCAGGTGGAGAGTGGTTTTCGCCGGTCACCGCAGCAGCGCGCCGATGGCATTCGGCGCCTAGCCCGGCTGATGGAGCTCAGCGGCGGGATCTATTTCGGTGATGACGCCGGGCTGCAGCAACAGCTGGCGGCTGCAACCATCGACGAGCTACCAGAGCTGCTCACCACCGTGCGCTTTCGCTGCACCGAGCGGGTCTATCGCTTCCTGCGGGAAGGCCTACAGCGGTATCCCCTCAACCAGATGCGCTTCTCCAAGCCGCTTGCCGGTGACCGCTGGCGTCATTCCGCGAAGGCACCGGTGGTGCTGGAGCCGGTTGCTGGCGACTCCCATCCTTTCCCTGTGGAACTGGATCTGCCCCCTTGGACCGTGGCGCGTGATGTGGACTTCAGGCGTTGGCTGTTTGGTTATGGGTCGGATGTGGTGATCGAGGAGCCCCAGGAGCTCCGGATGGAGCACGCTCGCCGCGCATTAGCTGTGGTGGCGTCTTATTCACAGGCACACCAGAGATGA
- a CDS encoding TM0106 family RecB-like putative nuclease: MSRITPSKLSLFSRSPVIGAWWEELEARGLFQESKPEPSALDQQLFADGLRHEQVLLSKLEAQGHRIARLPGKQNDADYTTTRAAMAEGFDFIHQASLCNDELRGSADLLRRIEQPSGLGSWSYIPIECKLASKPKTTFLVQASAYCELLTALLGQRPDHFELYLGGGRFQRYATDQFWAWYQLLRQRYRSFRATFDPQAVPEDMPGDHAGWTAFIDQRLADQGDLMLVANMRQSQRQKLRAAGIATIDDLAALPAGTAVPGLNPEALHELRQQAELQLTPAAPDGRPAYRLRPVIKGKGLAALPAADDGDIWFDMEGIQDSVAGTKLEYLFGACYRDIPGGPPQFKAWWAHSPLEEKKAFEAWVDWVEDRRSRYPGLRVYHYASYEKTAMRRLAQQHCTREAVIDEWLRSGLLVDLLPVVTGSIVLGEPSYSIKKVEHLYMEKRAAEVTNAGDSVVAYLNWQNSGEPNHPGALPDGSPLLQGIENYNKEDCESTVFLHDWLRGLRRERGLPENPLETASDEKPQKEPWPLGQLSAELLGELPEALQSDPGPTGSDERLVAQEQRGPRGLSWRVQRLLAQLLPFHHREAKVAWWAYFDRRNKAELSPSDLIDDSESIAEARWRSVQARESKRTGADYHTFSFDPSQPLKIGARDADRSPQLEIADTGLKLDIDALDAERGRITLKLPWSKRDQRRSEGLGDGIPDQLCSLIAVPADITEKLRDSLLEQAKAWHSGASPIPQAMVQLLERQTLPELKPLNAAVAADPSGVAARLADFLANRSGCTLALQGPPGTGKTTVTGQVIADLVARGKRVAISSNGHAAINNLLIKAKYTCAERGLSGAVVKCNTSKKEESLTGKGIPLVHPDGITPAMAVVGGTAWMFAREVLADQFDLLVVDEAGQMSLANLLVMARCARSILLVGDQQQLAQPSQADHPGSSGDSCLEYLMQGAHVVPPDQGVFLSTSWRMEPSITAVVSELFYDGRLQASSANAVNAIQWARPCLTASGRALPDRGMVFEAVHHSGCSVTSEAEIERIDEIVAALLGGSYTHAKGSGRLSSEEILVIAPYNVQVNRLRQRLDGKARVGTVDKFQGQEAPVAILSLTASSGDDAPRGLGFLLSPNRLNVAISRAQCLSIVVGCPGLTSGLANTIEEAEQINRLCRIIQSSET, encoded by the coding sequence ATGTCTCGGATCACCCCAAGCAAGCTCTCCCTCTTCTCCCGCAGCCCGGTGATCGGCGCCTGGTGGGAAGAACTGGAAGCACGCGGTCTCTTTCAGGAGAGCAAGCCCGAGCCCAGTGCGCTCGATCAGCAGCTCTTTGCCGATGGTCTGCGCCATGAGCAGGTACTGCTGAGCAAGTTGGAAGCCCAGGGTCATCGCATCGCCCGTCTTCCTGGAAAGCAAAACGACGCCGACTACACCACCACCAGGGCGGCGATGGCGGAGGGTTTTGATTTCATCCACCAGGCTTCGCTCTGCAACGACGAACTGCGCGGCTCTGCCGACCTGTTGCGCCGGATTGAGCAACCCTCAGGGCTGGGCAGCTGGAGCTACATCCCGATTGAGTGCAAGCTGGCCTCCAAGCCCAAAACCACGTTCTTGGTGCAGGCCTCGGCTTATTGCGAGCTGTTGACTGCGCTGCTTGGCCAGCGACCTGATCACTTTGAGCTCTATCTCGGTGGTGGTCGCTTTCAGCGCTACGCCACCGATCAGTTCTGGGCCTGGTACCAGCTGCTGCGTCAGCGCTACCGCAGCTTCCGCGCAACCTTTGATCCTCAGGCTGTCCCAGAAGACATGCCCGGTGATCACGCCGGCTGGACCGCCTTTATTGACCAACGGCTGGCAGATCAGGGCGATCTGATGCTCGTGGCCAACATGCGTCAGAGCCAACGGCAGAAGCTGCGCGCCGCAGGGATCGCGACGATCGACGACTTGGCAGCGTTGCCCGCCGGTACGGCAGTTCCCGGACTCAACCCCGAAGCGCTGCATGAGCTGCGGCAACAGGCCGAACTCCAGCTCACGCCAGCTGCTCCTGATGGCCGCCCGGCTTATCGGCTCCGCCCCGTGATCAAAGGCAAGGGCCTGGCTGCCTTGCCTGCGGCCGATGACGGCGATATCTGGTTCGACATGGAGGGCATCCAGGACTCGGTGGCTGGCACCAAGCTCGAATACCTCTTTGGTGCCTGCTACCGGGACATCCCCGGCGGCCCACCGCAGTTCAAGGCCTGGTGGGCCCACAGCCCGCTGGAGGAGAAGAAGGCCTTTGAAGCATGGGTGGACTGGGTGGAAGACCGCCGCAGCCGTTATCCCGGCCTGCGCGTCTACCACTACGCCAGCTACGAGAAGACGGCGATGCGCCGCCTGGCTCAACAGCACTGCACGCGGGAGGCGGTGATCGATGAATGGCTGCGCTCGGGCTTGTTGGTGGATCTTTTGCCGGTGGTGACCGGCTCAATCGTGCTCGGTGAGCCCAGCTACTCGATCAAGAAGGTGGAGCACCTCTACATGGAGAAGCGCGCCGCTGAAGTGACCAATGCCGGCGATTCGGTGGTGGCCTACCTCAACTGGCAGAACTCCGGTGAACCGAATCACCCTGGTGCTCTCCCCGACGGCAGCCCGCTGCTTCAGGGCATCGAGAACTACAACAAGGAAGACTGCGAGTCCACGGTTTTCCTGCACGACTGGCTGCGGGGGCTGAGGCGTGAGCGAGGTCTTCCGGAGAACCCGCTGGAGACAGCGTCAGATGAAAAGCCGCAGAAAGAACCGTGGCCGCTTGGGCAGCTGAGCGCCGAGCTGTTGGGTGAACTCCCGGAGGCACTGCAAAGCGATCCAGGGCCAACCGGAAGTGATGAACGACTGGTTGCGCAGGAGCAACGCGGACCGCGGGGCCTGAGCTGGCGTGTGCAGCGGCTCCTGGCGCAGTTACTGCCTTTTCACCACCGTGAAGCGAAGGTGGCGTGGTGGGCCTATTTCGATCGCCGCAATAAAGCAGAGCTCAGCCCGTCGGATCTGATTGATGACAGCGAATCCATTGCGGAGGCCCGCTGGCGCAGCGTGCAGGCCCGTGAGAGCAAGCGCACCGGCGCTGACTATCACACCTTTTCCTTTGATCCATCCCAACCCCTGAAGATCGGAGCGCGGGATGCCGATCGCTCCCCGCAGCTCGAGATCGCAGATACGGGCCTCAAGCTCGACATCGATGCCCTCGACGCCGAGCGTGGCCGCATCACCCTCAAGCTGCCCTGGAGTAAGCGGGACCAGCGGCGCAGTGAAGGCCTCGGTGATGGCATCCCTGATCAGCTCTGCAGTCTGATCGCGGTTCCTGCGGACATCACTGAGAAATTGCGCGACAGCCTGCTCGAGCAGGCCAAGGCCTGGCACAGCGGAGCATCACCGATCCCTCAGGCGATGGTGCAGCTGCTCGAGCGCCAAACCCTGCCCGAGCTCAAACCGCTGAACGCCGCGGTGGCAGCTGATCCCTCTGGTGTCGCTGCGCGCCTGGCTGATTTCCTCGCTAACCGCAGCGGCTGCACCCTCGCTCTGCAGGGGCCACCTGGAACTGGAAAAACCACGGTGACAGGACAGGTGATTGCAGATCTCGTGGCACGGGGCAAGCGGGTGGCGATCAGCTCCAACGGCCATGCAGCGATCAACAACCTGCTGATCAAGGCCAAGTACACCTGCGCGGAGCGCGGACTCAGCGGCGCGGTCGTGAAATGCAACACCAGCAAAAAAGAGGAGTCGCTCACCGGCAAAGGGATTCCTCTGGTGCATCCCGATGGCATCACCCCTGCGATGGCCGTGGTGGGTGGCACCGCTTGGATGTTCGCCCGGGAGGTGTTGGCTGATCAGTTCGATCTGCTCGTGGTGGATGAGGCGGGCCAGATGTCATTGGCGAATCTGTTGGTGATGGCCCGCTGCGCTCGCTCGATTCTGTTGGTGGGTGATCAACAACAGCTGGCCCAGCCTTCCCAGGCCGATCACCCCGGCTCCTCCGGGGACTCCTGCCTCGAATACCTGATGCAGGGGGCCCATGTAGTGCCACCTGATCAGGGTGTGTTTCTTTCCACCAGTTGGCGGATGGAGCCCTCGATCACGGCGGTGGTCTCCGAGCTCTTCTATGACGGGCGCCTGCAGGCAAGCAGTGCCAACGCCGTGAACGCGATCCAGTGGGCTAGGCCGTGCCTGACTGCATCAGGGCGTGCACTACCCGATCGGGGCATGGTGTTTGAAGCCGTGCACCACAGCGGCTGCAGCGTGACCAGTGAGGCCGAGATCGAGCGGATCGATGAGATCGTGGCGGCACTCCTTGGTGGGTCGTACACCCATGCCAAAGGCAGCGGCAGGCTGAGCTCAGAAGAGATCCTCGTGATCGCTCCCTACAACGTGCAGGTGAATCGCCTACGCCAGCGCCTGGACGGCAAAGCCAGAGTTGGCACGGTTGACAAATTCCAAGGACAGGAGGCACCGGTTGCGATCCTTTCCCTCACTGCGAGCAGTGGCGATGACGCACCAAGGGGGTTGGGCTTTTTGCTCTCACCGAATCGCCTGAACGTGGCGATCAGTCGGGCTCAATGCCTGTCGATCGTGGTGGGCTGCCCCGGATTAACGAGCGGCCTGGCCAACACGATCGAAGAAGCAGAGCAGATCAACCGGTTGTGCCGGATTATTCAGAGCAGCGAAACATGA
- a CDS encoding AbrB family transcriptional regulator has translation MLTGSDLLAKVKELGDVSKSDLVRSCGYVSTKKDGGERLSFTAFYEALLEAKGLSLGNDGVGRGKGGRKLSYTATVQGNGNLLVGKAYTAMLDLKPGDEFEIKLGRKQVRLIPAGGVDEEE, from the coding sequence ATGCTCACCGGTTCTGACCTACTCGCCAAAGTGAAAGAGCTGGGCGATGTGTCCAAATCAGACCTCGTGCGCAGCTGCGGCTACGTGAGCACCAAGAAAGATGGTGGCGAGCGCCTCAGCTTCACCGCCTTCTATGAGGCCCTTCTGGAAGCCAAAGGTCTGAGCCTGGGCAACGATGGCGTGGGCCGGGGCAAAGGTGGCCGCAAGCTCAGCTACACCGCCACCGTGCAAGGCAACGGCAACCTCCTCGTGGGCAAGGCTTACACCGCCATGCTCGACCTCAAGCCCGGCGATGAGTTTGAAATCAAGCTCGGTCGCAAGCAGGTGCGCCTCATTCCCGCTGGCGGTGTGGACGAGGAGGAGTGA
- a CDS encoding glycoside hydrolase family protein codes for MPLTPEGWTLLKTWEGCRLSAYPDPASGAAPWTIGYGHTGAEVVPGLTITQEQAEAWLKQDVAEAAAAVDRLLISVTLTPRQRDALISFCFNVGAGALERSTLRKRLLAGESSADVIAEELPRWNKGPKSPLEGLKRRRAAEVSHAQTSEAAAPQTQTARSASVPSHEPIQLLDAVHHHKGLAHQQEAWLQLERSLTAEQRGAFAEMFRTPASPSNATSQPELPGLIELPVPYLSQNDSATSQGPRMCFSSSCAMAAAFVKPDALRGPGQLDDQYLALVQRHSDTTDANAQVKALQSLGLQARFRTDGSSEDLIEQLKRGLPCPVGWLHKGPVSAPKGGGHWSLAIGWDPAKRQFLMHDPNGEADLVNGGYVTTSIGSGAGQRYSERNWGRRWMVEGAGSGWWIEISPGA; via the coding sequence ATGCCACTCACTCCTGAGGGCTGGACCTTGCTCAAAACCTGGGAGGGCTGCCGCCTGAGCGCCTACCCCGACCCCGCCAGCGGCGCTGCTCCCTGGACCATCGGCTACGGCCACACCGGCGCGGAGGTGGTGCCGGGGCTGACGATCACGCAAGAGCAGGCAGAGGCCTGGCTCAAGCAAGATGTCGCTGAGGCTGCCGCTGCAGTGGATCGGCTCCTGATCAGCGTCACGCTCACCCCCCGTCAACGCGATGCCCTGATCAGCTTCTGCTTCAACGTCGGCGCGGGAGCCCTCGAGCGCTCCACCTTGCGCAAGCGCCTACTCGCCGGGGAATCGTCAGCTGATGTGATCGCCGAGGAGCTCCCGCGCTGGAACAAGGGCCCCAAGAGCCCGCTGGAAGGGCTCAAGCGCCGAAGGGCTGCAGAGGTGTCCCATGCACAAACGTCAGAGGCCGCTGCTCCACAAACCCAAACGGCGAGATCAGCTTCGGTCCCCAGCCACGAGCCGATCCAGCTCCTGGACGCGGTGCATCACCACAAGGGGTTGGCGCACCAACAAGAGGCCTGGTTGCAGTTGGAGCGCTCACTCACCGCAGAGCAACGGGGTGCTTTCGCGGAGATGTTTCGCACTCCGGCGTCACCATCGAACGCGACTTCCCAACCTGAGCTGCCCGGCCTGATCGAACTGCCGGTGCCCTACCTGAGCCAGAACGACAGCGCCACCAGCCAAGGGCCGCGCATGTGCTTCTCATCCAGTTGCGCCATGGCTGCTGCCTTCGTGAAACCCGATGCGCTGCGTGGCCCCGGCCAACTGGACGATCAATACCTGGCCTTGGTGCAACGCCACAGCGACACCACTGATGCCAATGCCCAAGTGAAAGCGCTTCAAAGCCTTGGGCTGCAAGCACGCTTCCGCACCGACGGCTCCAGCGAAGACCTGATCGAGCAACTCAAACGGGGACTCCCTTGCCCAGTTGGTTGGCTCCACAAAGGACCTGTCTCGGCCCCCAAGGGCGGGGGCCATTGGAGCCTGGCCATCGGTTGGGATCCAGCCAAGCGCCAGTTCCTGATGCACGACCCCAACGGAGAAGCCGATCTAGTGAACGGCGGCTACGTGACCACGTCCATTGGCAGCGGAGCGGGCCAGCGCTACTCCGAGCGCAACTGGGGGCGCCGCTGGATGGTGGAGGGCGCCGGCAGCGGCTGGTGGATAGAGATCAGCCCGGGGGCCTGA
- a CDS encoding helix-turn-helix domain-containing protein, producing the protein MTHTPHWSVQRQAADCLGVSERTLHRWRSAGLLKPGEHFRRKFPSPNSPLLYHLERCEEAMNHACARPWQQLERAPQCSRENLKRR; encoded by the coding sequence ATGACCCATACCCCCCACTGGTCCGTGCAACGTCAGGCCGCCGATTGCCTGGGCGTGAGCGAGCGGACGCTGCATCGCTGGCGCTCCGCCGGCCTACTCAAACCGGGCGAGCACTTCCGCCGGAAGTTCCCCTCGCCCAACAGCCCGCTGCTCTATCACCTGGAGCGCTGCGAGGAAGCCATGAACCACGCCTGCGCACGTCCCTGGCAGCAGCTCGAGCGGGCACCCCAGTGCTCACGCGAGAACCTCAAGCGCCGCTGA
- a CDS encoding M23 family metallopeptidase, protein MKPRSLLLALLSLCAVLVVGVRAETLAVPTGQSTLPPRPELIPAETQVADVVLVSSALAGLPKDDAWPLRPGEPLRLVYPLAVAAEEVDPYGWRYSDSRGAWRMHAGQDLVAPEGTPVLAMLPGHVVLVEELDGYGLTVVLDHGRGWQTLYAHLLSASVQQGDFLPAATPLGQLGQSGRASGPHLHVELRRRDGDRMLALDPTPLIDQATRLLPVAPPPLQQAQGTTKIGSPSP, encoded by the coding sequence GTGAAGCCAAGGTCACTGCTGCTTGCCCTGCTGTCGCTCTGCGCAGTGTTGGTGGTTGGGGTGCGGGCTGAAACCCTGGCTGTTCCTACCGGCCAATCAACGCTGCCTCCGCGGCCAGAACTGATTCCTGCCGAAACTCAGGTGGCTGATGTGGTGCTGGTGAGCAGCGCTCTGGCTGGGTTACCCAAGGATGATGCGTGGCCTCTGCGGCCCGGCGAACCACTGCGGTTGGTGTACCCGCTGGCGGTTGCTGCAGAGGAAGTGGATCCCTACGGCTGGCGTTATTCCGACAGCCGTGGCGCTTGGCGCATGCACGCTGGCCAGGATTTGGTGGCGCCTGAGGGCACTCCTGTGTTGGCCATGCTTCCAGGCCACGTGGTGCTGGTGGAGGAGCTCGATGGCTATGGCCTCACCGTGGTGCTCGATCACGGCCGGGGTTGGCAGACCCTCTATGCGCATCTGCTCTCGGCCTCGGTGCAACAGGGAGATTTCCTGCCCGCTGCCACACCCCTAGGACAGCTGGGCCAGAGCGGCCGTGCCAGTGGCCCCCACCTGCATGTGGAGCTGCGTCGCCGGGATGGTGACCGCATGCTGGCGCTCGATCCCACTCCCTTAATTGATCAGGCCACGCGGCTGTTGCCGGTGGCCCCGCCGCCGCTGCAGCAGGCTCAGGGGACCACCAAGATCGGCTCTCCATCGCCTTGA